In Paenibacillus sonchi, the genomic stretch TACAAAGGTTAGGCAGACGCGCAAACAGCGCAGCCAAGGTGTCACACCTGCTGCTGCGCGGCAGGCATCACCGGCTCTTACCTGGAAGCAGAGAATTCTGCTCATGCTGGCAGGAGCGCCAACGGTTGTAACAGGCCTGGTCTATTACCAGTCACTGCGGTATATTCCGGCTTCTCTGGCCATCATTCTGCTGTTCCAGTTCACCTGGATCAGCGTGCTGATTCAGGCCATCAGCAAACGCCAGCGCCCCGATAAGGTGACGCTGCTGACCTTGCTGCTGCTCTTTGGCGGAACTTTGCTCGCGGCAGGAATCATAGAGAAGGGCGCATCGCATTTCAACGTTCTTGGGCTGACGCTTGGATTGTTGTCTGCGGTAAGCTATTCCATGTTCATTATTTTCAGCGGCAAAGCCGTTCCTTCCGCGCATCCGGCGTACCGGAGTGCCTGGATGGTTACCGGCGGCTTGCTGCTGTTATGCATTCTCTTCCCGCCGTATT encodes the following:
- a CDS encoding EamA family transporter, whose amino-acid sequence is MKDLKYLLSVLAGAMSYGILSTIVVLAYGEGYQLGEVVGTQLLTGCILAWLLALYTKVRQTRKQRSQGVTPAAARQASPALTWKQRILLMLAGAPTVVTGLVYYQSLRYIPASLAIILLFQFTWISVLIQAISKRQRPDKVTLLTLLLLFGGTLLAAGIIEKGASHFNVLGLTLGLLSAVSYSMFIIFSGKAVPSAHPAYRSAWMVTGGLLLLCILFPPYFLFNGLLWGQLLLFGFLLGLFGAFIPPVLFAIGVPHIGGGMAGILGAAELPVAVLLSSFVLHEQVSGLQWIGVVLVLLGVVLPELYKLRWRMADTPASQA